In Juglans regia cultivar Chandler chromosome 13, Walnut 2.0, whole genome shotgun sequence, the following proteins share a genomic window:
- the LOC108992288 gene encoding two-component response regulator-like PRR95 isoform X1, with protein sequence MGEVVLSSEEREARVESWTEKEEEEEMEKSVTEIGMEKRKKNKKRTSGSSSGVVRWERFLPRMMLRVLLVEADDSTRQIIAALLRKCSYRVAAVPDGLKAWEILKRRAHNIDLILTEVDLPSISGFALLTLIMEHEICKNIPVIMMSSQDSVSTVYKCMLRGAADYLVKPIRKNELRNLWQHVWRRQSSNVGKNDPQDESVGEENAEATSENNAASNRSSGHMACGQGNNELIEKKSDSQSSCTKPELETESGPKDNMKEFSQPRWGKLFPSEIISQNNEACIHLGHNFPMHETEAGGSAVDACKDDNKTTLGKDAKPESQRRDDNISNEACDNNYATVNSSRETTDLIGTFHNYPDCTYKGIGEFESSPQLDLSLKRSHHSGFRNEHTEERRTLGHSNASAFTRYTNRPLRPPQTTVANASNHQKEYESNSETRLSNIDTVGITHRSIITLATGQSKESEVATSCSQHRVFPLTVPVKGVQSNNLCAGFGSAFSPIFCTQSGPSPMPSPSLFSQQKPSFRMNMFYQHNPENRNFEQQYNSHTQNRNDAANQTMHKQENKLDSLEDQGHISPPTDQSASSSFCNGGASHHNSIGYGSACGSNNNAFVRAASENKNEEGFFTLSGSSHRSLQREAALTKFRLKRKERCYEKKVRYESRKKLAEQRPRVKGQFVRQVHMDPSHLETDGDSFDG encoded by the exons ATGGGTGAGGTGGTGTTGAGCAGCGAGGAACGGGAAGCTAGAGTAGAGAGTTGGAcagagaaggaggaggaggaggagatggaaAAAAGTGTGACAGAGATTGGcatggagaagaggaagaagaataagaagaggaCAAGTGGGAGTTCGAGTGGGGTTGTGCGGTGGGAAAGGTTCTTGCCGAGGATGATGCTGAGGGTGTTGCTGGTTGAGGCTGACGATTCCACAAGGCAGATTATAGCCGCTCTTCTAAGAAAGTGTAGCTACAGAG TTGCTGCCGTTCCTGATGGCTTAAAAGCATGGGAGATACTGAAAAGGAGAGCCCATAACATAGACCTCATATTGACAGAAGTGGATTTACCATCAATATCTGGATTTGCTCTTCTTACTCTAATAATGGAGCATGAGATTTGCAAAAACATCCCCGTTATAA TGATGTCTTCACAGGATTCAGTCAGCACTGTTTATAAATGCATGTTGAGAGGTGCTGCTGACTATCTTGTTAAGCCTATTCGGAAAAATGAGCTGAGAAATTTGTGGCAGCATGTTTGGAGACGGCAATCT TCAAATGTTGGCAAAAATGATCCCCAAGATGAAAGTGTTGGAGAAGAAAATGCAGAAGCCACTTCTGAAAACAATGCTGCTAGCAACCGTTCAAGTGGTCATATGGCTTGTGGACAGGGAAATAATGAACTAATCGAAAAAAAGAGTGATTCTCAG AGCTCTTGTACAAAGCCAGAGTTGGAAACTGAAAGTGGTCCCAAGGACAACATGAAGGAATTTTCTCAACCAAGATGGGGAAAATTGTTTCCAAGTGAAATAATTTCGCAAAATAATGAAGCATGCATCCACTTGGGTCATAATTTTCCAATGCATGAGACTGAAGCTGGGG GATCAGCGGTAGACGCCTGCAAGGATGATAACAAAACTACTCTTGGCAAGGATGCAAAACCTGAAAGTCAAAGGAGGGATGATAATATCAGCAATGAGGCCTGTGACAATAACTATGCCACTGTCAACTCTTCTAGAGAAACCACTGACTTGATAGGAACATTTCATAACTATCCAGATTGTACTTATAAAGGCATAGGAGAGTTTGAATCTTCGCCACAATTAGATCTTTCTTTGAAAAGATCTCATCACAGTGGCTTTCGGAATGAACACACTGAAGAAAGGCGTACCCTTGGGCATTCTAATGCCTCAGCCTTTACACG GTACACTAACAGGCCATTACGACCCCCACAAACAACAGTGGCTAATGCTTCTAATCATCAGAAAGAGTACGAATCAAATTCTGAGACAAGGTTATCCAATATTGATACTGTTGGCATCACACACAGAAGTATTATCACTCTGGCTACTGGTCAATCTAAAGAATCTGAAGTTGCAACTTCGTGCTCTCAACACAGAGTATTTCCGTTGACTGTTCCAGTGAAAGGTGTACAAAGCAATAATCTTTGTGCGGGCTTTGGCTCTGCATTTTCTCCAATATTTTGTACACAATCTGGTCCATCACCAATGCCGAGTCCAAGTTTATTCTCCCAGCAGAAACCCTCCTTTCGGATGAATATGTTTTATCAGCAcaatcctgaaaatagaaactTTGAGCAGCAGTATAACTCACATACTCAAAATAGAAATGATGCTGCGAATCAGACTATGCACAAGCAGGAAAACAAATTGGATTCCTTGGAGGACCAAGGACATATATCTCCACCCACTGATCAGAGTGCAAGTAGCAGTTTCTGTAATGGGGGAGCAAGTCATCATAATAGCATTGGTTATGGAAGTGCTTGTGGGAGTAACAACAATGCTTTTGTCAGGGCTGCTTCAGAGAACAAAAACGAAGAAGGTTTTTTCACTCTAAGTGGAAGTTCTCATCGGTCTCTACAAAGAGAAGCGGCTCTAACCAAGTTTCGATTGAAGCGGAAAGAAAGGTGTTACGAGAAAAAG GTTCGATATGAGAGCAGAAAAAAACTTGCTGAGCAGCGTCCAAGAGTAAAAGGACAGTTTGTTCGGCAAGTGCACATGGATCCCTCACACTTAGAAACTGATGGTGATTCCTTTGATGGTTAG
- the LOC108992289 gene encoding NDR1/HIN1-like protein 26: MSQVLIKSPKHCAKQGLNIDQHHKKLFFFFSSLFTSILSLILVIWLILRPSKPDFSLREADIYQLNLSGSHLLNSSLQLTLLSKNPNQKVGIHYDELQVYADYKGQRITTYTSLPPFYQGHQDSNLLTASLIGTWLPVAPSFGYEVGRDQTAGKLVLSLKVNGRLRWKVGTWVSGKYRFNVNCVAVMAFGPAIPTGPLTSKQGSHCATTV; encoded by the coding sequence ATGTCTCAAGTCCTCATAAAGTCTCCTAAACACTGCGCCAAGCAAGGACTGAACATCGACCAGCATCACAAGAagctattcttcttcttctcctcgtTATTCACCTCGATTCTCTCACTTATATTAGTCATCTGGCTCATCTTACGCCCCTCAAAGCCTGACTTTTCCCTAAGAGAAGCTGACATCTACCAGCTCAACCTCTCAGGCTCTCACCTTCTCAACTCCTCCCTCCAACTCACCCTCCTTTCCAAGAACCCTAACCAGAAAGTTGGCATTCACTACGATGAGCTTCAAGTTTATGCCGATTACAAGGGACAACGGATAACAACCTatacctctcttcctcctttctACCAAGGACATCAAGACAGTAATCTGTTAACAGCTTCTTTGATAGGAACATGGCTTCCTGTGGCTCCATCTTTTGGCTATGAAGTTGGACGTGATCAAACCGCCGGAAAACTAGTTCTGAGCCTGAAGGTGAACGGCCGGCTTCGGTGGAAAGTGGGGACTTGGGTTTCCGGCAAGTACCGGTTCAATGTGAATTGTGTTGCAGTTATGGCTTTTGGACCAGCCATCCCAACAGGTCCCTTAACTTCAAAGCAGGGTTCTCACTGTGCTACCACGGTTTGA
- the LOC108992288 gene encoding two-component response regulator-like PRR95 isoform X2, which yields MGEVVLSSEEREARVESWTEKEEEEEMEKSVTEIGMEKRKKNKKRTSGSSSGVVRWERFLPRMMLRVLLVEADDSTRQIIAALLRKCSYRVAAVPDGLKAWEILKRRAHNIDLILTEVDLPSISGFALLTLIMEHEICKNIPVIMMSSQDSVSTVYKCMLRGAADYLVKPIRKNELRNLWQHVWRRQSSNVGKNDPQDESVGEENAEATSENNAASNRSSGHMACGQGNNELIEKKSDSQSSCTKPELETESGPKDNMKEFSQPRWGKLFPSEIISQNNEACIHLGHNFPMHETEAGAVDACKDDNKTTLGKDAKPESQRRDDNISNEACDNNYATVNSSRETTDLIGTFHNYPDCTYKGIGEFESSPQLDLSLKRSHHSGFRNEHTEERRTLGHSNASAFTRYTNRPLRPPQTTVANASNHQKEYESNSETRLSNIDTVGITHRSIITLATGQSKESEVATSCSQHRVFPLTVPVKGVQSNNLCAGFGSAFSPIFCTQSGPSPMPSPSLFSQQKPSFRMNMFYQHNPENRNFEQQYNSHTQNRNDAANQTMHKQENKLDSLEDQGHISPPTDQSASSSFCNGGASHHNSIGYGSACGSNNNAFVRAASENKNEEGFFTLSGSSHRSLQREAALTKFRLKRKERCYEKKVRYESRKKLAEQRPRVKGQFVRQVHMDPSHLETDGDSFDG from the exons ATGGGTGAGGTGGTGTTGAGCAGCGAGGAACGGGAAGCTAGAGTAGAGAGTTGGAcagagaaggaggaggaggaggagatggaaAAAAGTGTGACAGAGATTGGcatggagaagaggaagaagaataagaagaggaCAAGTGGGAGTTCGAGTGGGGTTGTGCGGTGGGAAAGGTTCTTGCCGAGGATGATGCTGAGGGTGTTGCTGGTTGAGGCTGACGATTCCACAAGGCAGATTATAGCCGCTCTTCTAAGAAAGTGTAGCTACAGAG TTGCTGCCGTTCCTGATGGCTTAAAAGCATGGGAGATACTGAAAAGGAGAGCCCATAACATAGACCTCATATTGACAGAAGTGGATTTACCATCAATATCTGGATTTGCTCTTCTTACTCTAATAATGGAGCATGAGATTTGCAAAAACATCCCCGTTATAA TGATGTCTTCACAGGATTCAGTCAGCACTGTTTATAAATGCATGTTGAGAGGTGCTGCTGACTATCTTGTTAAGCCTATTCGGAAAAATGAGCTGAGAAATTTGTGGCAGCATGTTTGGAGACGGCAATCT TCAAATGTTGGCAAAAATGATCCCCAAGATGAAAGTGTTGGAGAAGAAAATGCAGAAGCCACTTCTGAAAACAATGCTGCTAGCAACCGTTCAAGTGGTCATATGGCTTGTGGACAGGGAAATAATGAACTAATCGAAAAAAAGAGTGATTCTCAG AGCTCTTGTACAAAGCCAGAGTTGGAAACTGAAAGTGGTCCCAAGGACAACATGAAGGAATTTTCTCAACCAAGATGGGGAAAATTGTTTCCAAGTGAAATAATTTCGCAAAATAATGAAGCATGCATCCACTTGGGTCATAATTTTCCAATGCATGAGACTGAAGCTGGGG CGGTAGACGCCTGCAAGGATGATAACAAAACTACTCTTGGCAAGGATGCAAAACCTGAAAGTCAAAGGAGGGATGATAATATCAGCAATGAGGCCTGTGACAATAACTATGCCACTGTCAACTCTTCTAGAGAAACCACTGACTTGATAGGAACATTTCATAACTATCCAGATTGTACTTATAAAGGCATAGGAGAGTTTGAATCTTCGCCACAATTAGATCTTTCTTTGAAAAGATCTCATCACAGTGGCTTTCGGAATGAACACACTGAAGAAAGGCGTACCCTTGGGCATTCTAATGCCTCAGCCTTTACACG GTACACTAACAGGCCATTACGACCCCCACAAACAACAGTGGCTAATGCTTCTAATCATCAGAAAGAGTACGAATCAAATTCTGAGACAAGGTTATCCAATATTGATACTGTTGGCATCACACACAGAAGTATTATCACTCTGGCTACTGGTCAATCTAAAGAATCTGAAGTTGCAACTTCGTGCTCTCAACACAGAGTATTTCCGTTGACTGTTCCAGTGAAAGGTGTACAAAGCAATAATCTTTGTGCGGGCTTTGGCTCTGCATTTTCTCCAATATTTTGTACACAATCTGGTCCATCACCAATGCCGAGTCCAAGTTTATTCTCCCAGCAGAAACCCTCCTTTCGGATGAATATGTTTTATCAGCAcaatcctgaaaatagaaactTTGAGCAGCAGTATAACTCACATACTCAAAATAGAAATGATGCTGCGAATCAGACTATGCACAAGCAGGAAAACAAATTGGATTCCTTGGAGGACCAAGGACATATATCTCCACCCACTGATCAGAGTGCAAGTAGCAGTTTCTGTAATGGGGGAGCAAGTCATCATAATAGCATTGGTTATGGAAGTGCTTGTGGGAGTAACAACAATGCTTTTGTCAGGGCTGCTTCAGAGAACAAAAACGAAGAAGGTTTTTTCACTCTAAGTGGAAGTTCTCATCGGTCTCTACAAAGAGAAGCGGCTCTAACCAAGTTTCGATTGAAGCGGAAAGAAAGGTGTTACGAGAAAAAG GTTCGATATGAGAGCAGAAAAAAACTTGCTGAGCAGCGTCCAAGAGTAAAAGGACAGTTTGTTCGGCAAGTGCACATGGATCCCTCACACTTAGAAACTGATGGTGATTCCTTTGATGGTTAG